One Primulina huaijiensis isolate GDHJ02 chromosome 5, ASM1229523v2, whole genome shotgun sequence DNA segment encodes these proteins:
- the LOC140976480 gene encoding ribulose bisphosphate carboxylase small subunit, chloroplastic-like — protein sequence MASSMLSSTATVSRNAPAQASMVAPFTGLKSAVAFPATRKSSDITTVANNGGRVSCMKVWPTEGLRKFETLSYLPPLTEEQLLKQVEYLLRLKLIPCLEFEKKRPYIERENNRSPGYYDGRYWTMWKLPMFGCTDPVQVIKEVKEVSTIHPDFFVRVLGFDAYRQVQCISFIAYKPPGSD from the exons ATGGCCTCTTCTATGCTCTCCTCCACAGCCACCGTGAGCCGCAACGCTCCGGCGCAAGCCAGCATGGTGGCACCTTTCACCGGGCTCAAGTCCGCAGTCGCTTTCCCCGCTACCCGCAAGTCCTCCGACATCACCACTGTCGCCAACAATGGCGGTAGAGTTTCATGCATGAAG GTATGGCCCACGGAAGGATTGAGGAAATTCGAGACTCTTTCCTACCTTCCCCCCCTCACCGAGGAGCAGCTCCTAAAGCAAGTTGAATACCTTCTCAGGCTTAAGCTCATTCCCTGTCTCGAGTTCGAGAAGAAG AGGCCATACATTGAACGTGAGAACAACAGGAGCCCGGGATACTATGACGGGCGATACTGGACAATGTGGAAGCTGCCCATGTTCGGGTGCACAGACCCCGTCCAGGTGATCAAGGAGGTAAAGGAGGTTTCCACCATCCATCCCGACTTCTTCGTGAGGGTCCTCGGGTTCGACGCCTACCGCCAAGTGCAGTGCATTAGTTTCATCGCCTACAAGCCCCCAGGCTCAGACTAA